A region from the Aegilops tauschii subsp. strangulata cultivar AL8/78 chromosome 5, Aet v6.0, whole genome shotgun sequence genome encodes:
- the LOC109739492 gene encoding putative disease resistance RPP13-like protein 1 isoform X6, which yields MRHHEHDPQLRSPTHHGGVGLAPVVRHEDTPIQSTYADLFIDSPTTDSSDNALGEQEDIFGAVQVHEKSTGDMDIVSSQVGKRRLSAISEHYELVDQDGNDCRVKCIHCGSEPMVGCGLSQSQLRRHIKTVHYENKKRAAEFSNDTHNALREQEDIFGAVLVDKKSRRDINIQSRQGGKMRSPVWKHFVISETDENNRPVKAKCVHCDSELNCGPKHGTSGLKRHIRSAGCTKKKEAADQPLTPSSSADGIENVETVAIGDSHSRKRIRMDDESTCGAKPETHLWNKAGFLQRIKEITRRLQDISGFLSKVLKLHGSDFVASSNRYRSITSDQHLRTSSVVPRKVYGRVTEKDYIIKFMTEDKPDGSYVLPIVGSAGVGKTALAQLVYNDPTIAEHFEQRIWVSVSNNFDELRLSREILDCVSQQTHAGLCSFAKLQEVLKMHITSKRVLLILDDVWDDFNFRRWSQLLAPLQCNTKGTVILLTTQKLSVAQIVGTVEPIKLRSLPYDDFWLLFKSCAFGDENYERNQNLSIIGLQIVKKLKGNPLAAATVGKLLRRSLTIDHWYNILKNEDWKSVQLSGGIMSALKLSYDQLPYNLQQCFSFCSLFPEKYQFLDEELVQIWIAQGFVKCDNSSKTLEEKGFDYLADLVNLGFFQQVEREETDPNSQPCYIMCDLMHDLAREVSRTEFATIDGVQYCEMLPTIRHLSIVSDSGYNTDQHENIPRSKKLEKKMLAGCTSLRKLRTLVFIAHYDMFFYKLFQDILRQAHNLRLLQISAASAGLNPLLCSSVNFTHLRYLKVEAADGLGALPQILSKFCHLQVLHVGSCTKPTIPVRIDHIVGLRHLVTEEGAYSSIANIGNLTSLQELPNFVVQNSSGFEITQLQSMKELVRLGVSHLENVKTREEAYGAGLREKHHLKELHLSWEVALSDDEYRRDMSSCTDQLSAEVIEGFEPHNNLKHLWISGYNGNLSPSWLANSISLQTLHIEGCGKLEILPSFEQLPFLRKLKLTEMPSMTEVSIPSLEELVLIQMPKLERFSCISTKDLNSNLRVLKIQRCPAMNIFPLFQSSQKFKIEQKSWLPSLRELTIHGCPNLLVSHPLPPSTTISKLSIVDVPTLPRIEISPGDTLTIGSRSEGYDNFDPSSDVMTILDCKILAFHNLRGLRYLRIDGCQNLVSISFTGLGELISLRSLEICSCRKLFSSNVIPEHTREDVTAAKCNSLPSLVTLRIKCCGIAGKWLSLMLGYMQALEELFLEDCPGITQLAEEEENIQSYGFSSSGDPDDTLLTSSAQDGIFCLSLNLMSSLKKISIREFPHQVFCRKNEDLSRFTCLEKLTIWGCPRLLSSLVDKYENDDQMNGRWLLPKSLEELEIRGDSPGMLQPCFLGNLTCLKKLQVWFSPSLRSLQLHNCTTLEELVIGNCGSLAAVEGLQLLGSLKYFKVFRSPGVIPCLENLSRQGYALFPGLERLVFDGPSVFIMSVCKQLTSLQYLQLENWEFVTRLTEEQERGLQLLKSLQELEFWDCSYDLKYLPAALHSLPSLKRLKISGCLGISRLPEQGLPLSLKQLDISNCSKVFNDHCKSLETGNVKVNIVGNTQTA from the exons ATGCGCCACCATGAACATGATCCACAACTGCGCTCACCAACACATCACGGTGGCGTGGGACTCGCTCCAG TAGTCAGACACGAGGATACACCCATACAATCTACATACGCCGACCTGTTCATCGACTCCCCTACTACAGATTCGTCAG ATAATGCTTTGGGTGAGCAGGAAGACATATTTGGGGCAGTCCAAGTCCATGAGAAATCGACCGGAGATATGGATATAGTGAGTAGCCAGGTTGGCAAGAGGCGATTGTCTGCAATATCTGAACACTATGAGCTCGtggatcaagatggaaatgattgTCGAGTCAAATGTATTCACTGTGGCTCAGAGCCGATGGTTGGCTGTGGATTGAGCCAATCACAATTGAGGCGCCATATAAAGACTGTACATTATGAGAATAAAAAAAGAGCTGCTGAATTTTCGAATGACACACATAATGCTCTTAGAGAGCAGGAAGACATATTTGGTGCAGTGCTAGTCGATAAGAAATCAAGGAGAGATATAAATATACAGAGTAGGCAGGGTGGCAAGATGCGGTCTCCGGTCTGGAAGCACTTTGTGATATCCGAAACTGATGAAAACAATAGGCCTGTGAAAGCCAAATGTGTTCACTGTGACTCAGAGCTGAATTGTGGACCCAAACATGGGACATCAGGTTTGAAACGCCATATCCGTAGTGCAGGTTGTACAAAGAAAAAAGAAGCAGCTGACCAGCCACTAACCCCTTCAAG CAGCGCTGATGGTATAGAAAATGTTGAAACAGTTGCCATTGGTGATTCACACAGCAGAAAAAGGATTAGAATGGATGATGAGTCAACATGCGGGGCCAAACCTGAAACACACCTTTGGAACAAGGCTGGATTTTTGCAAAGGATAAAAGAAATAACTCGCCGGTTACAAGACATATCGGGGTTTCTGAGTAAGGTTCTCAAGTTACATGGTTCAGATTTTGTTGCAAGCTCAAATCGCTATCGAAGTATAACATCAGATCAACACctaagaacatcaagtgttgttCCAAGGAAAGTTTATGGAAGAGTTACAGAGAAGGACTACATCATAAAGTTCATGACGGAAGACAAACCTGATGGTTCATATGTTCTTCCTATTGTAGGCAGTGCAGGAGTTGGAAAGACTGCTCTTGCTCAGCTTGTATACAATGATCCAACCATCGCAGAGCACTTTGAACAAAGGATATGGGTTTCAGTGTCTAACAACTTCGATGAGCTGAGACTCTCTAGAGAGATCTTAGATTGTGTCTCTCAGCAAACACATGCAGGGCTATGCAGCTTTGCCAAGCTTCAGGAGGTCTTGAAGATGCATATCACATCAAAGAGGGTTCTGCTTATTTTGGATGATGTTTGGGATGACTTTAACTTCCGCAGATGGAGCCAACTATTAGCTCCTTTGCAGTGTAACACAAAGGGTACTGTGATTCTTTTGACAACTCAAAAATTGTCTGTTGCACAAATTGTTGGTACAGTTGAACCAATTAAGTTGCGTAGTTTACCATATGATGATTTTTGGTTATTATTTAAATCATGTGCATTTGGTGATGAGAACTATGAAAGGAATCAAAATCTTAGCATCATTGGATTGCAAATAGTAAAGAAGTTAAAGGGAAACCCATTAGCAGCAGCAACAGTAGGGAAACTATTACGAAGGAGCCTTACTATTGATCATTGGTATAACATTCTGAAGAACGAAGATTGGAAATCTGTGCAACTCAGTGGAGGTATAATGTCTGCTCTGAAGCTTAGCTATGATCAGCTACCCTACAATTTACAACAATGCTTCTCATTTTGTTCTTTATTCCCCGAGAAATATCAGTTCCTTGATGAGGAGCTGGTCCAAATTTGGATTGCACAGGGATTTGTGAAGTGTGATAATTCAAGTAAGACACTTGAGGAGAAAGGATTTGACTATCTAGCTGATCTTGTGAACTTGGGCTTCTTTCAGCAAGTTGAAAGAGAAGAGACCGATCCAAACAGTCAACCTTGCTACATTATGTGTGATCTTATGCATGATCTTGCTAGGGAAGTCTCAAGAACTGAGTTTGCAACTATAGATGGCGTGCAGTACTGTGAGATGCTGCCAACTATACGCCATTTGTCAATAGTAAGTGATTCTGGATATAACACAGATCAGCATGAAAACATACCCCGCAGTAAGAAGCTTGAGAAGAAAATGCTCGCTGGATGTACATCGCTGAGGAAATTGAGGACATTGGTATTCATTGCGCATTATGACATGTTCTTCTACAAATTATTTCAAGATATATTACGACAGGCACATAATTTGCGCCTGCTGCAAATTTCTGCAGCATCTGCTGGTTTAAATCCTTTACTGTGCAGTTCGGTGAATTTCACCCATCTTCGCTACTTAAAAGTTGAAGCTGCTGATGGGCTTGGGGCTCTGCCTCAAATTTTGAGCAAGTTTTGCCATCTTCAAGTATTACATGTTGGCTCATGTACTAAACCTACTATACCTGTCAGGATCGACCATATTGTTGGCTTGCGGCATCTTGTTACAGAAGAGGGGGCATACTCTTCCATTGCTAACATTGGTAACCTGACATCTCTTCAGGAGCTACCCAATTTTGTGGTTCAAAATTCCAGTGGCTTTGAGATAACACAACTCCAGTCCATGAAAGAACTTGTACGACTTGGGGTCTCTCATCTTGAAAATGTTAAAACTCGGGAGGAGGCTTATGGGGCAGGATTAAGAGAGAAACACCACTTGAAAGAGCTGCACTTGTCTTGGGAAGTTGCCTTGTCAGATGATGAATATCGTAGGGACATGAGCTCCTGTACGGATCAGTTGTCAGCAGAGGTTATTGAGGGCTTTGAACCACACAATAACCTAAAGCATCTGTGGATATCTGGCTACAATGGAAATCTCTCCCCAAGTTGGCTTGCCAACAGTATCTCTTTGCAGACTCTTCATATAGAGGGTTGTGGAAAATTGGAAATACTTCCATCTTTTGAGCAGCTTCCGTTCCTTAGAAAGTTGAAGTTGACGGAAATGCCAAGTATGACAGAAGTATCAATTCCTTCGTTGGAGGAACTGGTATTAATTCAAATGCCAAAGTTGGAGCGGTTTTCCTGCATTTCCACTAAGGACTTGAACTCAAATTTAAGGGTTCTGAAGATTCAGAGATGTCCTGCAATGAATATCTTTCCTCTATTTCAGAGCTCCCAGAAATTTAAAATCGAGCAGAAGTCATGGTTGCCCAGTCTGAGGGAACTCACTATCCATGGATGTCCTAATTTACTTGTGTCACATCCCCTTCCTCCATCAACTACCATTTCTAAATTATCCATCGTCGACGTTCCAACACTCCCAAGGATAGAGATATCACCTGGTGACACGTTAACAATTGGATCCAGAAGTGAGGGCTATGATAATTTTGATCCTTCTTCTGATGTGATGACTATACTGGATTGCAAAATTTTGGCATTCCACAACCTGAGGGGCCTCAGATACTTGCGTATAGATGGTTGCCAGAATCTGGTGTCTATTTCTTTCACAGGATTAGGGGAACTTATTTCTTTAAGGAGTTTGGAAATATGTAGCTGTCGAAAGCTTTTCTCGTCAAATGTTATACCAGAGCATACCCGTGAAGATGTGACAGCTGCAAAGTGTAATTCCCTCCCATCTCTAGTCACTCTCAGAATTAAGTGTTGTGGAATAGCAGGAAAGTGGTTATCTTTGATGCTGGGTTATATGCAGGCCCTAGAGGAATTGTTTTTAGAGGACTGCCCGGGGATAACTCAGTTAGCAGAAGAGGAAGAAAACATTCAATCTTATGGTTTCTCATCATCAGGAGATCCAGATGACACATTGCTGACAAGCTCAGCTCAAGATGGAATCTTTTGcctttcactaaatcttatgtcCTCTCTGAAGAAGATATCGATTCGTGAATTCCCACACCAAGTATTTTGCAGGAAAAATGAAGACTTGTCTAGATTTACCTGCCTTGAGAAGCTAACAATTTGGGGATGCCCCAGGCTGCTCTCATCTCTGGTGGATAAATATGAAAATGATGATCAGATGAATGGAAGATGGCTCCTGCCGAAATCACTTGAAGAACTCGAGATCCGTGGCGATTCACCAGGCATGCTGCAGCCCTGTTTTCTGGGCAATCTAACCTGCCTCAAAAAACTACAAGTGTGGTTCAGCCCAAGTCTGAGATCTCTACAGCTGCATAACTGCACGACACTGGAAGAGTTGGTAATTGGAAACTGTGGATCACTTGCTGCGGTAGAAGGCTTGCAATTACTTGGCAGCCTCAAGTATTTCAAAGTATTCAGATCCCCTGGCGTgattccatgtctggagaatctGTCAAGGCAGGGCTATGCTCTATTCCCTGGACTAGAAAGGCTTGTGTTCGATGGCCCCTCTGTCTTTATCATGTCAGTTTGCAAGCAACTCACCTCCCTCCAATACCTACAACTTGAAAATTGGGAGTTTGTAACGAGACTAACAGAAGAGCAAGAGAGAGGGCTTCAGCTCCTGAAATCCTTGCAGGAGCTGGAATTCTGGGATTGCAGTTATGATCTCAAATACCTCCCCGCGGCGTTGCACAGCCTTCCTTCACTCAAGAGATTGAAGATCAGTGGTTGTTTGGGAATCTCGAGGCTGCCGGAACAGGGCCTTCCACTCTCGCTGAAGCAACTGGATATCAGCAATTGCAGCAAGGTGTTCAATGATCACTGCAAGTCTCTAGAAACAGGGAACGTAAAGGTCAACATTGTTGGAAATACACAAACTGCTTAA